Proteins from one Celeribacter indicus genomic window:
- a CDS encoding ABC transporter ATP-binding protein: MTRVDDPVTDLIVFENASKTFVTPNGPVEASRDINLTVERGEFITLVGPSGCGKSTLLNMIAGIFPPSGGKVLYDGNPVEGYNGHVGYMTQNDHLLTWRTVAANIAVPLEIAGLSRGERRDRVAELADLVGLTKFVDSYPSQLSGGMRKRCALARLLAYSPETLLLDEPFAALDAQLRLRMQMELRSIVHSLGKTVLFVTHDLDEAVALADRCAIFTRGPGTIRTVLDIPLERERDLMRLRHDPRYVELTATLWDEMAPDIAEEEAV; this comes from the coding sequence ATGACGCGGGTGGATGATCCAGTGACAGATCTCATCGTCTTCGAAAACGCCTCAAAGACCTTCGTGACCCCCAACGGCCCGGTCGAGGCCTCGCGGGATATCAACCTGACGGTCGAGCGCGGCGAATTCATCACCCTCGTGGGGCCGTCCGGCTGCGGCAAGTCGACCCTGCTCAACATGATCGCCGGAATCTTCCCGCCCTCGGGCGGGAAGGTTCTCTACGACGGCAACCCCGTGGAGGGCTACAACGGCCATGTCGGCTACATGACGCAGAACGACCACCTTCTGACCTGGCGCACGGTGGCGGCGAATATCGCCGTGCCGCTCGAGATCGCGGGCCTGTCCCGCGGCGAGCGCCGGGACAGGGTGGCGGAACTCGCGGATCTCGTGGGCCTGACGAAATTCGTCGACAGCTATCCCTCGCAGCTCTCCGGCGGGATGCGCAAGCGCTGCGCGCTGGCGCGGCTTCTGGCCTACAGCCCGGAGACACTGCTGCTCGACGAGCCCTTCGCGGCGCTCGATGCGCAGCTCCGCCTGCGCATGCAGATGGAGCTGCGCAGCATCGTGCACTCGCTGGGCAAGACGGTGCTCTTCGTCACCCACGATCTCGACGAGGCGGTGGCGCTCGCCGATCGCTGCGCGATCTTCACGCGCGGTCCCGGCACGATCCGCACGGTGCTCGACATCCCGCTCGAACGCGAGCGCGATCTCATGCGGCTGCGCCACGACCCGCGCTATGTCGAACTGACCGCGACACTCTGGGACGAGATGGCCCCGGATATCGCAGAAGAGGAGGCGGTGTAA
- a CDS encoding AbrB family transcriptional regulator, whose product MKSDTIGPRLTGYGLAAALGLVGGFCFQWIGSPLPWFLGPMLFNAVFAIAGAPILGPDVLRPIALPVLGVMLGSAFLPEIFRNAGAWALSLGLIPFYVALSSGVNYAYFRRIARRDPVTSFFSSVPGGLNDMIILGEEYGGDTRQIALSHSMRILVSVLFLALTLVLMLGVSGRAIPRPVTHLSDISPAGGLVLLGCAVAGPFLGRVLRFPARYLLGPLFLSATAHLAGAVESGPPTLLSLSAQFVLGTGVGARFAGVSFASAALSMLHGMISSLIALAISAAIAVVALQAADIAFFEAFLGYAPGGMMEMSLLALAIGQSVAYVTIAHVTRYVIVMFTAPTVFSRLRTRW is encoded by the coding sequence ATGAAGAGTGACACCATAGGACCGCGCCTCACCGGATACGGGCTCGCCGCCGCCCTCGGCCTCGTCGGGGGCTTTTGCTTCCAGTGGATCGGAAGCCCGCTGCCGTGGTTCCTCGGCCCGATGCTGTTCAACGCCGTCTTCGCCATTGCCGGCGCGCCCATCCTCGGCCCCGACGTGCTGCGGCCGATCGCGCTGCCGGTGCTCGGGGTGATGCTCGGTTCCGCCTTCCTGCCGGAGATCTTCCGCAATGCCGGCGCCTGGGCGCTCTCGCTCGGCCTCATCCCGTTCTACGTCGCCCTCTCGAGCGGCGTGAACTATGCCTATTTCCGAAGGATCGCCCGGCGCGACCCCGTCACCTCCTTCTTCTCGAGCGTGCCGGGCGGGCTCAACGACATGATCATCCTTGGCGAGGAATACGGCGGCGACACGCGGCAAATCGCGCTCTCGCATTCGATGCGCATCCTCGTGTCGGTGCTGTTCCTCGCGCTCACGCTCGTGCTGATGCTCGGCGTCTCGGGCCGCGCGATCCCGCGGCCGGTCACCCATCTGAGCGACATCTCCCCCGCCGGCGGCCTCGTCCTTCTGGGCTGCGCCGTCGCCGGACCCTTCCTCGGCAGGGTGCTGCGCTTTCCCGCGCGCTACCTGCTCGGCCCGCTGTTCCTGAGCGCGACGGCGCATCTCGCGGGCGCGGTGGAGAGCGGGCCGCCGACACTCCTGTCCCTGTCCGCGCAATTTGTCCTCGGCACGGGCGTCGGCGCCCGCTTCGCCGGCGTCTCCTTCGCCTCCGCCGCGCTCAGCATGCTGCACGGGATGATCTCGTCGCTGATCGCGCTGGCAATCTCCGCCGCGATCGCGGTGGTGGCGCTCCAGGCCGCGGACATCGCCTTTTTCGAGGCGTTCCTCGGCTATGCGCCCGGCGGGATGATGGAAATGAGCCTTCTGGCGCTGGCGATCGGGCAAAGCGTGGCCTATGTCACCATCGCCCATGTCACCCGCTACGTCATCGTGATGTTCACCGCACCGACGGTTTTCTCCCGCCTGAGAACCCGCTGGTAA
- a CDS encoding ABC transporter ATP-binding protein — MTADPILTVEGLEAWYGESQALFGVTLDLHEGETVTILGRNGAGKSTTLRSIVGLIRKRQGAIRLRGQDLMALPVHRVARTRIGYVPEERGIFASLSVEENLFLPPAVAEGGMSLEQIYEMFPNLYERRDSSGTQLSGGEQQMLAIARVLRTGANVLLLDEPTEGLAPVIVERIGKLLTRLKEMGHTILLVEQNFRFAARIADRFFVLENGAVVAELTRDEVAADPDALGTYLEV; from the coding sequence ATGACCGCTGATCCCATCCTGACCGTCGAGGGGCTCGAGGCGTGGTATGGCGAAAGCCAGGCCCTGTTCGGCGTCACGCTCGACCTGCACGAGGGCGAGACCGTCACGATCCTGGGGCGCAACGGCGCGGGCAAGTCCACGACGCTGCGCAGCATCGTCGGGCTGATCCGCAAGCGGCAGGGCGCGATCCGCCTGCGCGGACAGGATCTCATGGCGCTGCCGGTGCACAGGGTCGCGCGCACCCGGATCGGCTATGTCCCGGAGGAGCGCGGCATCTTCGCCAGCCTGAGCGTCGAGGAAAACCTGTTCCTGCCCCCGGCCGTCGCGGAGGGCGGCATGAGCCTTGAACAGATCTACGAGATGTTCCCCAACCTGTACGAGCGCCGCGACAGTTCCGGCACCCAGCTTTCGGGCGGCGAACAGCAGATGCTCGCCATCGCGCGGGTGCTCAGGACCGGCGCGAACGTGCTGCTGCTCGACGAGCCGACCGAAGGTCTCGCCCCGGTGATCGTCGAGCGGATCGGCAAGCTGCTGACCAGGCTCAAGGAGATGGGCCACACCATCCTGCTCGTCGAACAGAATTTCCGCTTCGCCGCCCGGATCGCGGACCGCTTCTTCGTGCTCGAGAACGGCGCGGTCGTGGCCGAACTCACCCGTGACGAGGTGGCGGCCGATCCCGACGCGCTCGGAACATATCTGGAGGTCTGA
- a CDS encoding ABC transporter substrate-binding protein yields MFKTRLMTACKVMSVVFTGLAAAAPTAAQDQKVVMSHSTKSFAFLTYFAANTMGYFDDLGLEIEEVRTGSGSKALAAMVSGDADVYLGSTATAFKSREQGVPIKIFAPIVRQLTSSIVVTRDWAEEHGVTKDSPLEEKLAALKGARIAISGPGSGADQAARYVIAEAGFDPDRDVELVAMGNNAATYMSAMQAGQIDGFSTSPPHIHIAEQEVDGVILINMAAGELPALDGYFYIGMMARDGWLEDNPDTAARLAAALKMAMDAVHDPERNAEVGQAVYDGYYSDMDRDLFQRVWEDQTMSVPTTLDMDDQTMRDVIAFYNRFSDQQIDENLISETVTDEATTAATALLE; encoded by the coding sequence ATGTTCAAGACAAGACTGATGACGGCATGCAAGGTCATGTCGGTCGTATTCACCGGCCTGGCGGCAGCCGCCCCGACCGCCGCCCAGGATCAGAAGGTGGTGATGAGCCACTCCACCAAGAGCTTCGCGTTCCTGACCTATTTCGCCGCGAACACGATGGGCTATTTCGACGATCTCGGCCTCGAGATCGAGGAGGTGCGCACCGGCTCCGGCTCCAAGGCGCTCGCCGCGATGGTGAGCGGGGATGCGGATGTCTACCTCGGCTCCACCGCGACCGCCTTCAAGTCCCGCGAGCAGGGCGTTCCGATCAAGATCTTCGCCCCGATCGTGCGGCAGCTCACCAGCAGCATCGTCGTCACCCGTGACTGGGCCGAGGAACATGGCGTCACCAAGGACAGTCCGCTCGAGGAGAAGCTCGCCGCGCTCAAGGGCGCGCGCATCGCGATCTCCGGTCCGGGCAGCGGCGCCGACCAGGCGGCGCGCTATGTGATCGCGGAGGCGGGCTTCGATCCCGACCGCGACGTGGAACTCGTCGCCATGGGCAACAACGCGGCGACCTACATGAGCGCGATGCAGGCCGGCCAGATCGACGGCTTCTCCACCTCGCCGCCGCATATCCACATCGCCGAACAGGAAGTCGACGGCGTGATCCTCATCAACATGGCGGCAGGCGAGCTGCCCGCGCTCGACGGCTATTTCTACATCGGGATGATGGCCCGCGACGGCTGGCTCGAGGACAACCCCGACACCGCGGCACGGCTGGCCGCGGCGCTGAAGATGGCGATGGATGCGGTTCACGACCCGGAGCGCAACGCCGAGGTCGGGCAGGCCGTGTACGACGGCTATTATTCCGACATGGACCGCGACCTGTTCCAGCGCGTGTGGGAGGACCAGACCATGAGCGTGCCCACGACGCTCGACATGGACGATCAGACGATGCGGGACGTCATCGCCTTCTACAACCGCTTCTCGGACCAGCAGATCGACGAGAACCTCATCTCCGAGACGGTCACCGACGAGGCGACGACTGCCGCGACGGCGCTGCTCGAATGA
- a CDS encoding ABC transporter substrate-binding protein — MTKTTLLSPIALAAALFGAAGPATAQDAISDGVVRIGVLNDRSGLYADMAGEGSVEAARMAAEEFGGEVAGVPVEIVFADHQNKPDVGVSIARKWYDADGVDVIMDIGNSAVSLAVNELVKNNNKLVLHTSASAALSGEDCAPRSVQWQYSVFSAADKVVTQQMIDEGLDSFFIIAVDYALGDSIIETFTNSIERMGGEIVGVVRHPLNTPDMSSYLLQAQASGAKGIMLANAGTDLGTAVRQAMEFGVTPGVQLLAAALTTDVIDANGLDVMQGVQVLSQYNMYRNEEGRAWLEAFAERHGTTPSSLQAGTYSAALNYLKAVDATGTDDADTVLDWLKEQEINDAFASSGHILDNGLHSHDMYLARIKAPDQSEGPGDYFDVIEVLPGEVANVAPEDSGCPLVGN, encoded by the coding sequence ATGACCAAGACGACCCTTCTCAGCCCGATCGCCCTTGCCGCCGCGCTGTTCGGCGCGGCCGGCCCGGCGACGGCACAGGACGCGATCTCCGACGGGGTGGTGCGGATCGGCGTGCTCAACGACCGCAGCGGCCTCTATGCCGACATGGCGGGCGAGGGCTCCGTGGAGGCCGCGCGCATGGCGGCCGAGGAATTCGGCGGCGAGGTCGCCGGCGTGCCGGTGGAGATCGTCTTCGCCGACCACCAGAACAAACCCGACGTGGGCGTGAGCATCGCGCGCAAATGGTATGATGCGGACGGCGTGGACGTGATCATGGACATCGGCAACTCGGCGGTGAGCCTTGCGGTCAACGAGCTGGTGAAGAACAACAACAAGCTTGTGCTGCACACCTCCGCCTCGGCGGCGCTGAGCGGCGAGGACTGCGCGCCGCGTTCGGTGCAATGGCAATACAGCGTCTTCTCCGCGGCGGACAAGGTCGTGACCCAGCAGATGATCGACGAGGGGCTCGACAGCTTCTTCATCATCGCGGTCGACTACGCCCTGGGGGATTCGATCATCGAGACCTTCACGAATTCCATCGAACGGATGGGCGGGGAGATCGTCGGGGTGGTGCGTCATCCGCTCAACACGCCCGACATGAGTTCCTACCTGCTCCAGGCACAGGCCTCCGGCGCGAAGGGCATCATGCTCGCCAATGCCGGCACCGATCTCGGCACCGCCGTGCGGCAGGCGATGGAATTCGGCGTCACGCCGGGGGTGCAGCTTCTCGCCGCCGCGCTGACGACGGATGTGATCGACGCCAACGGCCTCGACGTGATGCAGGGCGTGCAGGTGCTGTCGCAATACAACATGTACCGCAACGAGGAAGGCCGCGCCTGGCTCGAGGCCTTCGCGGAGCGCCACGGCACCACCCCGAGCAGCCTTCAGGCCGGCACCTATTCGGCGGCGCTCAACTACCTGAAGGCGGTGGACGCCACCGGCACGGATGACGCCGACACCGTGCTCGACTGGCTGAAGGAGCAGGAGATCAACGACGCCTTCGCGAGCAGCGGGCACATCCTCGACAACGGGCTGCATTCCCACGACATGTATCTCGCGCGGATCAAGGCGCCGGACCAGTCCGAAGGGCCCGGGGATTATTTCGACGTGATCGAGGTGCTGCCGGGCGAGGTCGCCAATGTCGCACCCGAGGACAGCGGCTGCCCGCTCGTCGGCAACTGA
- a CDS encoding branched-chain amino acid ABC transporter permease, with protein sequence MNTTMIVGQLLVGLINGSFYALLSLGMAVIFGMLHIVNFAHGALYMLGAFSAYLALHWFGINYWAALILAPLAVGLFGAVIERTMLSRLRTLDPIYGLLLTFGLTLILEGLFRYWFGSSSRPYPPPPELRGAVQIAGIYFPIYRLWIVGASLAVCLATWYFIERTRLGAYLRASTENAPLVQVFGVNVPLLVTLTYAGAAGLAGLAGVLAAPVFQVSPHMGSNLLILVFGIVVIGGMGSIRGAIVAGYALGIVEGLTKVIYPQGSYIVIFIVMAAVLLIRPSSYAAREG encoded by the coding sequence ATGAACACGACCATGATCGTCGGGCAATTGCTGGTCGGGCTGATCAACGGCTCCTTCTATGCGCTGCTGTCGCTCGGAATGGCGGTGATCTTCGGGATGCTGCATATCGTCAACTTCGCCCATGGCGCGCTCTACATGCTCGGGGCCTTCTCGGCCTATCTCGCGCTGCACTGGTTCGGGATCAACTACTGGGCCGCGCTCATCCTGGCGCCGCTCGCCGTCGGCCTGTTCGGCGCGGTGATCGAACGCACGATGCTCTCGCGCCTGCGCACGCTCGATCCGATCTACGGGCTGCTCCTCACCTTCGGGCTGACGCTCATCCTCGAGGGGCTGTTCCGCTACTGGTTCGGCTCCTCGAGCCGCCCCTATCCGCCGCCGCCCGAACTGCGCGGCGCGGTGCAGATCGCCGGCATCTATTTCCCGATCTACCGGCTCTGGATCGTCGGTGCCTCGCTCGCCGTCTGCCTCGCCACATGGTATTTCATCGAGCGCACCCGGCTCGGCGCATATCTGCGCGCCTCGACGGAGAACGCGCCGCTCGTGCAGGTCTTCGGCGTCAACGTGCCGCTGCTCGTGACGCTCACCTACGCGGGGGCCGCGGGGCTCGCCGGTCTCGCCGGCGTGCTGGCCGCGCCGGTGTTCCAGGTCAGCCCGCACATGGGCTCCAACCTGCTGATCCTCGTCTTCGGGATCGTGGTGATCGGCGGCATGGGCTCGATCCGCGGGGCGATCGTCGCGGGCTATGCGCTCGGCATCGTCGAGGGGCTCACGAAGGTCATCTATCCCCAGGGCTCCTATATCGTCATCTTCATCGTCATGGCCGCGGTCCTGCTGATCCGGCCCAGCAGCTACGCGGCACGGGAGGGCTGA
- a CDS encoding branched-chain amino acid ABC transporter permease, protein MSDTSVTSGNRVIRGGDRRTLIGTVLILILLGLAPQVIYPVFVMKLMCYALFAATFNLLFGYAGLLSFGHAAFWGAGAYLTAHAAKVWGFGPLAALGTGMVVAAALGTVIGLLAIRRKGIEFAMITLAMAELVSFIAHQMPFTHGEDGIQGVPRGHLFGLIDLGVPANIYVFVLCVFIFGMFVLWRTVHSPFGHVLRAIRDHENRAISLGYDVARYKLAAFVISAVIAALAGGTKTLVFQFAVLEDVSFHLSGQVVLMTLLGGIGRFYGPLAGAAIVVGLESFLATSSFPAPVITGFVFVLCVMLFRRGVIGELAERLKR, encoded by the coding sequence ATGTCCGATACCAGCGTCACCTCCGGCAACCGGGTCATACGCGGCGGCGACCGCCGCACCCTGATCGGCACCGTCCTCATCCTGATCCTTCTGGGCCTCGCCCCGCAGGTGATCTACCCCGTCTTCGTCATGAAGCTGATGTGCTACGCGCTCTTCGCGGCGACCTTCAACCTGCTGTTCGGCTATGCCGGCCTGCTGTCCTTCGGCCATGCCGCCTTCTGGGGGGCGGGGGCCTATCTCACCGCCCATGCCGCGAAGGTCTGGGGCTTCGGCCCGCTCGCCGCCCTCGGCACCGGCATGGTGGTCGCCGCCGCGCTCGGCACGGTGATCGGCCTGCTCGCGATCCGGCGCAAGGGCATCGAATTCGCGATGATCACGCTCGCCATGGCCGAGCTGGTTTCCTTCATCGCGCATCAGATGCCCTTCACCCATGGCGAGGACGGCATCCAGGGCGTGCCCCGCGGCCATCTCTTCGGCCTGATCGACCTCGGCGTGCCCGCGAATATCTACGTCTTCGTGCTCTGCGTCTTCATCTTCGGCATGTTCGTGCTGTGGCGCACGGTGCATTCGCCCTTCGGCCATGTGCTGCGCGCCATCCGCGACCACGAGAACCGCGCGATCTCGCTCGGCTACGACGTCGCCCGCTACAAGCTCGCGGCCTTCGTCATCTCTGCCGTGATCGCTGCCCTCGCCGGCGGGACCAAGACGCTCGTCTTCCAGTTCGCGGTGCTCGAGGACGTGAGCTTCCACCTCTCCGGGCAGGTGGTGCTGATGACGCTGCTCGGCGGGATCGGCCGGTTCTACGGTCCGCTCGCCGGCGCGGCCATCGTCGTCGGGCTCGAGAGCTTCCTCGCGACCTCCTCCTTCCCGGCGCCGGTGATCACCGGCTTCGTCTTCGTCCTCTGCGTCATGCTGTTCCGGCGCGGCGTGATCGGCGAACTCGCGGAAAGGCTGAAACGATGA
- a CDS encoding ABC transporter ATP-binding protein — MVSTAERSRAAPGGAAPAPILNVSGLGRRFGAFVAVKGVDIRVEEGSIHALIGPNGAGKTTVFSMLSGFLKPTEGRIEYRGTDITGAGPTQVARRGMIRSFQISATFAHLSVHENVRVALQRKAGLAYQFWSPESRLDRLDARVAELLAEVGLAAERDTLAVNLSYGRKRMLEIATTLAVDPDLLLLDEPMAGMAHEDVERVVELIRRISDGRTILMVEHNLSVVRNLCDRITVLQRGEVIAEGSYAQVSANPQVREAYIGTEA, encoded by the coding sequence ATGGTCAGCACAGCCGAACGATCCCGCGCCGCGCCCGGCGGAGCGGCACCCGCACCTATCCTGAACGTCAGCGGCCTGGGCCGCCGGTTCGGCGCCTTCGTCGCGGTGAAGGGCGTCGACATCCGCGTGGAGGAGGGCAGCATCCATGCGCTGATCGGCCCGAACGGCGCGGGCAAGACCACCGTCTTTTCCATGCTGTCGGGCTTCCTGAAGCCGACCGAGGGCCGCATCGAATATCGCGGCACGGACATCACCGGCGCGGGGCCGACGCAGGTCGCGCGCCGCGGCATGATCCGCTCCTTCCAGATCTCCGCGACCTTCGCCCATCTCAGCGTGCACGAGAATGTCCGCGTCGCGCTCCAGCGCAAGGCCGGGCTGGCGTACCAGTTCTGGAGCCCGGAATCGCGGCTCGACCGGCTCGACGCGCGGGTCGCGGAGCTCCTGGCGGAGGTCGGGCTCGCGGCGGAGCGCGACACGCTGGCGGTCAACCTCAGCTACGGGCGCAAGCGGATGCTCGAGATCGCCACGACGCTCGCGGTCGATCCCGACCTCCTGCTGCTCGACGAACCGATGGCGGGGATGGCGCATGAGGATGTGGAGCGGGTCGTGGAGCTGATCCGGCGCATCTCCGACGGCCGCACGATCCTCATGGTGGAACACAACCTGTCCGTGGTGCGCAACCTCTGCGACCGCATCACGGTGCTCCAGCGCGGGGAGGTGATCGCCGAGGGCAGCTATGCGCAGGTGTCCGCAAACCCGCAGGTCCGCGAAGCCTATATCGGCACGGAGGCATGA
- a CDS encoding amidohydrolase family protein, protein MDGRQDETIWGGVHAPDEDFLARARPEAPLEPDLPIVDTHLHLWRLFPDRPYLLPEHAADIAASGHNVTGSVYVECGAFYRAGGPEHLRPVGETEFAVGQAAMAASGRLTRAKVAQAIVGHVDLTLGDRVEEALAAHLEAANGRFRGVRDRAKWDADPVVKGKWSADAPHRFVDPRFAEGLRRLTRLGLSFDASIYHPQLPDVTAMARAHPEANIVLIHTASPVGHASYAGRERENLADWTRWMKELSTCPNVSVKLGGILMNLANWDFTTAERPLTSEELADLWRPYLEPCLEMFGAARCMVSSNFPVDRVGFPYGTVWNMFKRIAAGCSEEEKRLIFSGTAERVYRLAG, encoded by the coding sequence ATGGATGGGCGGCAGGACGAGACGATCTGGGGCGGGGTCCACGCGCCCGACGAGGACTTTCTGGCACGGGCGCGGCCCGAGGCGCCGCTCGAGCCGGATTTGCCGATCGTGGACACGCATCTGCATCTGTGGCGCCTGTTTCCCGACAGGCCCTATCTGTTGCCCGAACATGCCGCGGACATCGCGGCCTCGGGCCACAATGTCACCGGCTCCGTCTATGTCGAATGCGGCGCCTTCTATCGCGCCGGGGGGCCGGAGCACCTCCGGCCCGTGGGCGAGACGGAATTCGCCGTCGGGCAGGCAGCGATGGCCGCGAGCGGTCGGCTGACCCGCGCGAAGGTGGCGCAGGCCATCGTCGGCCATGTCGATCTGACCCTCGGCGACCGGGTCGAGGAGGCGCTTGCCGCCCATCTCGAGGCGGCGAACGGGCGGTTCCGCGGGGTGCGCGACCGCGCGAAATGGGATGCCGATCCGGTGGTGAAGGGTAAGTGGAGCGCCGATGCGCCGCACCGCTTCGTCGATCCGCGCTTTGCCGAGGGGCTGCGCCGGCTGACGCGGCTGGGGCTCAGTTTCGATGCGAGCATCTATCATCCGCAACTGCCCGACGTGACGGCCATGGCGCGGGCGCATCCGGAGGCGAATATCGTGCTGATCCATACGGCAAGCCCGGTCGGCCATGCCTCCTATGCCGGGCGGGAGCGCGAAAACCTCGCGGACTGGACGCGCTGGATGAAGGAGCTTTCCACCTGCCCGAACGTGTCGGTGAAGCTCGGCGGCATCCTCATGAACCTGGCGAACTGGGATTTCACCACGGCGGAACGGCCGCTGACCTCGGAGGAACTGGCGGACCTGTGGCGGCCCTATCTCGAACCCTGCCTGGAGATGTTCGGGGCGGCGCGCTGCATGGTTTCCTCCAACTTCCCGGTGGACCGGGTCGGCTTTCCCTATGGCACGGTCTGGAACATGTTCAAGCGGATCGCCGCCGGCTGTTCGGAGGAGGAAAAGCGCCTGATTTTCAGTGGCACGGCCGAGCGCGTCTATCGCCTCGCCGGCTGA
- a CDS encoding SDR family oxidoreductase has product MSGAVLHPGQVAVVTGGAAGIGFALAAAFLGRGLRVVLADRDTGTLDAAAARLAAAGHSVRTVPTDVSRPEDMRRLRETVLATEGRVDILVNNAGIYPGMQPVWTIDRDSWRALYDVNYWGVVHGIQEFVPQFIAQGSGTVVTTASMSGLSTVPGSADYSSAKHAVVALTETLRADLDLAGHGGIGVTLLCPSVVLTDMGRRALGVFEAEGNADERSRIGSGPDLSAVLTPEALAEAALAGIEAGDLYVLPTPRSRDRFLGRIRPILAAFAAAPITHGALEPGAAGAMSDPADEE; this is encoded by the coding sequence ATGAGCGGCGCGGTCCTGCACCCCGGACAGGTCGCCGTCGTCACCGGCGGGGCGGCGGGGATCGGCTTCGCGCTCGCCGCGGCCTTCCTCGGCCGCGGGCTGCGCGTGGTGCTGGCCGACCGAGACACCGGGACGCTCGACGCCGCCGCCGCCCGGCTCGCCGCAGCGGGCCATTCGGTGCGCACGGTCCCGACCGACGTGTCCCGGCCCGAGGACATGCGCCGCCTGCGCGAGACGGTGCTCGCGACCGAGGGCCGCGTCGACATCCTCGTCAACAATGCCGGGATCTATCCCGGAATGCAGCCGGTCTGGACCATCGACCGCGACAGCTGGCGCGCGCTTTATGACGTGAATTACTGGGGCGTGGTGCATGGCATTCAGGAATTCGTGCCGCAGTTCATCGCCCAGGGCAGCGGCACCGTCGTGACCACCGCCTCGATGTCCGGGCTTTCGACCGTGCCCGGCTCGGCCGATTACAGCAGCGCCAAGCATGCGGTCGTCGCCCTCACCGAGACGCTGCGCGCCGATCTCGACCTCGCGGGCCACGGCGGCATCGGCGTGACGCTCCTCTGTCCCTCCGTCGTGCTTACGGACATGGGCCGGCGCGCGCTCGGTGTGTTCGAGGCCGAGGGCAATGCCGACGAGCGCAGCAGGATCGGCAGCGGCCCCGACCTCTCCGCCGTGCTGACGCCCGAGGCTTTGGCAGAGGCCGCGCTCGCCGGGATCGAGGCGGGCGACCTCTATGTGCTGCCGACGCCGCGCTCGCGCGACCGCTTCCTCGGCCGCATCCGCCCCATTCTCGCGGCCTTCGCCGCCGCCCCGATCACCCATGGCGCGCTGGAGCCCGGCGCGGCCGGGGCCATGTCCGACCCCGCAGATGAAGAGTGA
- a CDS encoding ABC transporter permease — protein sequence MKLILIRLVILVAVILAWEFASGALIAEFFISKPSKVADVLGRWISNGDLFYHAAITAFEAFLGFLLGAAVGIAVGLLLGRAKRLAEVLDPFIMAFYSLPKLALAPLFILWFGIGLEMKIVLTATICFFLVFLNTYTGVRSVSREMIAILKLMGAKEGHVVTKVVIPSAITWVFAGLRISVPYALIGAVVGELMASNRGLGFLLSSAAGDFNTAGVFAALVAIVALAALLNYGVSVAARIAMPWERTTEKREFSI from the coding sequence ATGAAACTGATCCTGATCCGCCTGGTGATCCTCGTCGCGGTCATCCTCGCCTGGGAATTCGCCTCCGGTGCGCTGATCGCGGAATTCTTCATCTCGAAACCGAGCAAGGTCGCCGATGTGCTCGGCCGCTGGATCTCGAACGGCGATCTCTTCTATCACGCGGCCATCACCGCCTTCGAGGCCTTCCTCGGCTTCCTTCTCGGCGCCGCCGTGGGGATCGCCGTGGGGCTTCTGCTCGGTCGGGCGAAGCGGCTGGCGGAGGTGCTCGACCCGTTCATCATGGCCTTCTACAGCCTGCCGAAACTGGCGCTCGCGCCGCTGTTCATCCTCTGGTTCGGGATCGGGCTCGAGATGAAGATCGTGCTCACCGCGACGATCTGCTTCTTCCTCGTCTTCCTCAACACCTACACCGGGGTGCGCAGCGTGAGCCGCGAGATGATCGCGATCCTCAAGCTGATGGGCGCGAAGGAAGGGCATGTCGTGACCAAGGTCGTGATCCCCTCCGCGATCACCTGGGTCTTTGCCGGGCTGCGGATCTCCGTGCCCTATGCGCTGATCGGCGCGGTCGTGGGCGAGCTGATGGCCTCCAACCGGGGCCTCGGCTTCCTGCTGTCGAGCGCGGCGGGCGATTTCAACACGGCCGGCGTCTTTGCCGCGCTCGTGGCCATCGTCGCGCTGGCCGCCCTGCTGAACTACGGCGTCTCGGTCGCGGCCCGCATCGCGATGCCCTGGGAGCGGACCACGGAAAAGCGCGAATTCAGCATCTGA